Sequence from the Methanosarcina siciliae T4/M genome:
ATCGAATTTCCGATTATGGAAATAGTTCTGAAACTGTTAAGATGTGAAAATAAAATTGGTTTTGTTACGAGCTTAATTCAATTATAAAAATAAAATAAAATAAAATAAAATAAAATAAATATGACAACTAAACAAATTTTGGGCAACTGGTATAATTTACAGGAGATCATATAGAGTAAGGGAGAACAGTAAATGACAGATGATAAACGCACGATTTTAATTTATTATCACGATGACAATGATGGATACTGTGCAGCCGCCGTTGCTGGAAATTACTATGATCGAAATGAATTTGCCATAAAGTTTGTTGCTATAAATTACGGCAAGGAATCCTGGAATAAGGAGGAAATAGGGGCAGCTGAAAAAGTGTGGCTTCTTGATTTTACAAGCGATAAAATGAATGAATTCGTAAAGGTTTGCGGGCCTAAACTTACATGGATAGATCATCATAAAACTGCCATCGAGAAATTTCCTGAGCTCTGGAATTCGGGCAATATCCCGGGAATCAGGTCTATCAAAAAGGCAGCCTGTGTACTTACATGGGAGTACACGCATCCTGAAACTCTTTCACCTCCTGCAGCCGTTGCCTATATCGGGGACAAAGACATGTGGAAGTTTGAATACGCCGAGACCAGGGCTTTTAGCGCTGGCTTCAGTCTGATGGTGAAAACTCCTGAGGATCCGGCATGGGAAGTGCTTCTTGGTTCCGGGTCCGAATGCGAGGATACTGTAAATAAGATGATATCTCTCGGTAAATTGCTCCTGGAATCTCAAAATTACAAGCTTCGGAAAGCATTCGAACGCGGGGTAGATTGCACTTTCCATAACTGGAGAGCCAGGCTTGTGAACACTACCGGAAGTATCTCCGAGCTCGGAGAATTCATCTACAGGATGCCTGAATATGATATTGCTATCATGTGGCAGGCTGTGGAAGATATGGTGGTATTCAGTCTGAGGTCGGATTCGGGGAATCCTGACTCCCCCGATTGTGCCGAAATTGCTCAGCAATACGGAGGCGGGGGGCACAGGAACGCTGCAGGGTTCCAGAAAAAGAATATGGATTTCCCACGTCTACTTTTCTGTCAGGTCTAAAATTTTCTTTTAGATCTAAAAAATGGGAAATAAACTCATTATATCTGAGTTTAACTCACTTATCATTTCTTTTTTCAGGAATTTTTCCTTCAGGAACAGGCCCTGCATTAAATTTCTCTTTTACTCTCGAGGAAGGTTCCATTTAATTATAAATCTAAAAGGTATTAAATGTAAAAATAATTTGATTAGTTTTTAAAAAAAATTATAGTATGAAGAAAGGCAAAATCCAGAGTAAAATTTAAATATCTGACTTTATATATGCCGTTTTGACCCTTCTTATAGCAATTTAAGATCTTTCTTGTAGGTTTGATACAACTGGCATTGTCTGAATACTATCTAAATAATATTAGTTTAATGAGATAATTATTTATAATAAGTAAACCTAGCTTGTATCTACATACAATAAAAAAAGACCTCAACAGTTGAGGAGAATATCATGAAGATAAGAGTAGTCAGTTCAAGAGAAGAAATCTTTACATTGAATCCAAACGAAAGAATAGTTCACCTGGCATTCAGACCTTCAAACAAGGACATCTTTGGATTGGTTGAAACATGCCCGAAGATTGAGGTAATTCAGTTACCCAAATCTTATATGGCCACTGTTTCAGGATCTATAGAGATGTTCCTGCAGATGCAGCGCATCCAGCTTCTTGAAGGAGATGTCTGGGGGCACAGGAAAGATATAAACGAATATTACGCAATTCCATCTTCAGTGATTGAAAAAATTAAGGAATTAAAAATCGAAGGCAAGTCCGCGGAGGAGATTGAGAAAAAGGTTTCACGAGAAAGCAAGCTGAATCCTGAAATGGTCGCTTATCTCCTGACAAAGGAAACTCTTGCTTAAATTCAAGTAGGATAAAGCATATCAGTAGGTGTTTTACTGGAGATTAGATCGGATATAACCGGGGTTATATATCGGGATCTAATCTCTAACTTAAAGCTTGAGACTTTTTATTCTTCTGGGCTCTTTTTTGATTACCTGCAGAATATTTATTAGAATCCTCGTTCATGAAGATTTATATTTCTGAAACCAGCTCTATATAACAGGTAAATTGCCTTCTTTTTCCACATTCAAGGAACTCTATCATGGAAATGCCGCGAAAAATTCGTATAGTCAAAATAGCCTACTTTTCAGGAACCGGAAGCACAGCTCGGGTTGCAGGTGCTCTCCAGAAGGAACTGGAGAGGCGAGGGGTATCTGTCGTCAGGTTCGGGATAAGGGCCGGAAATCTCCCTACCGGAGATAAAGAGAACCTCCTGGTACTATTATTTGCTGTACATGCTTTCAATGCTCCCGGGATTGTATATCAGTGGATTGACAGCCTTTCCGAGAATAATGAAATCGTTCCAGCGGCTGTAATATCCGTTTCTGGGGGTGGGGAAATAACCCCCAATACTGCTTGCCGAGTAAGCTCTATACGCAAACTGGAGAAAAAGAACTACCGGGTTGTTTATGAAAAGATGATAGTTATGCCTTCAAACTGGGTGGTGAAAACCGATGATATGCTGGCTATCCGGTTGCTTGAGATCCTGCCTTCAAAGGTTGAGCGTATAGCTGATGACCTGCTAGCAGGCGTTGTGCGCAGAACCGAGCCCAATTTCATAGACCGCATATTCTCCATGTTTGGGGAGCTGGAAAAAAAAGGGACCAAATTCTTTGGGGAAAGAATTCAGGTAAATGAGAACTGCAGTGGCTGCGGTTGGTGTGAAAAAAAATGCCCTGCAAACAACATCAATATGTTGGAAGGAAAACCGGTCTTTGGAAAGGATTGTTTTCTATGCTTAAAATGTATTTACGGCTGTCCCGGGAAAGCCCTTAGTGCAGGGGCATTCAAATTCATCATCCTGAAGGAAGGGTATGACCTCAAGGAAATCGAAAAGAGAATGGAAGGAATCCGACCGTTTCCGGTAGAGGATCTGGCGAAGGGATTTCTCTGGAAAGGGGTAAAAAAATACTTACTTGAAGATTGAATTTCACGGCACGGGCATATTTCAGGAAGTTTTTTGAATTCTTTATGGAATTTCCAGGGTTATCGGGTTTTACTCCAGATTCATGACTTACATTGCAGGTGTGTAGCGTTTCAGGATGTTCACAATGAAGATAGTTCTTTCTCATTCGGATACGGTGGTTTCTCCCCGCATTCATTTCATAAGCCTGGAGTACTTATACGGAATATCAGGTCAACAGATAGATTTTCGGCAGATGAGGGTATCCATACCTTTTTATGGAAACTAATGCATTCATCCTTCTTGTCAAACCTGAAAACTCGATATCGTTGATGCAAATCTTGGTTATTCTAGATATAGGGATTTCAATGAATTATATGAATAAACTCTTCCAGCCGTTTATTGAAATCTCACTAATGAGATAAGTTCTCAAGAATTGATATAACAATTTAGAAAAATTTATCGTATCAGCTTTGAAAAACTTTTACACTTTCATGTTGGAAAGAAGCTCTATCCAGAAATTTCTCTCTATCGCATTTTATGGGTATTATTATGGGACGAATTATTAAAAAAGGCGCCATTATAAAAAGTTACAAGACAATGGTAATATGACAGTAATTAAAAATAATAAGTAATTAAAAATAAGAAGTAATTAAAATAAAATAGTAACTAAACTTGAAAAGTAATGAAACTATAAGATCCTTTATTTAAAAAAGTAACACGAATAAATCAATAATTAAAATTACGAAGCAATAAAAATTAAACGAAAATAAAATGGGAAGAGCCTGTAAATTTATTTTAGAGGCTCATGCAGTAATATCCTTTCTGAGGATGTATGCAACCATTTCAGGATTAAGTTTGCTTTCCCTTGAGACTTTTTCTTCGATAGCCTCAGTGGACTTACCTTCGATTTTCAATTCCTTTATCTCCTCAATTATAGAGGAAGGAATGCGGTAGTATTCGTTTATATCTTTCCTGTGTCCCCAGACATCTCCTTCTATGAGCTGGATGCGCTGCATTTCAAGGAACATTTCTATGGACTTTGAGACCGTGCGCCTGTATGATTTCGGAAGCTGTATTACCTCAATCTTCGGGCAGTTCTCGACCAGGGAAAAAATATCCTTGTTTGAAGGCCTGAATGCCAGGTGAACTATTCTTTCGTTTGGATTCAATGTAAAGATTTCTTCTCTTGAACTCACAACCCTTATTTTCAAAGTTTGTCCTCCCGATCTATTGATTTTTTTTCATTTGATACTAAAAAATTCTTCATTAAATATTTTTCTATAACTACATGATTTATTTAGAAATAACTAGTATTTACATTCTTTCTTTTATTCCCACGTATTTTTCTTTTCCGTATTCAAAATCGGCATATGGAGCACTTTTTTATTTCACATATTAATAACTAATCAGTCTGAACTTCTGAAAAGCATGAGGAACAAAATCAACAAAAAATAAGAATATTATCAAAACAATATTTGTTTTGTCTCAAGTCAGGGCATTTTTAATAGTGTCGAAGTTCTCAAGAATACTTCCTACCCTCCAAAATTGTACTTATTCACTTTTTCATATTTTAGCGTAAATATCCCTGAAGTCCATCTGTGTAAATGTCTTGCGTAAGTCTGTTGGGTTTCCAAAATGTGTTAACTTTAAGCTGAAATTTCAGCGAGCTTATATTCTCCGGACATTATTAAGGACCTAATTTTTTGTCTTCAATTGGATCATCTTTTTTTCAGGTAGAAAAGGATGTATCTACGGAGAAAGGGAAATCTCCAAACAGGTCTAATTTTTCCGAGTTATCACATTCTCTTGAAGAGTTCGTTTAGATTTCACACCTTTTCCGTTTTTCCTTGTCGATCTCTAGTGTTCTCTACAAAAGTTAAATTAGTACAGTAAAGCCCCATTTGGTAATATTCATCACGTTGATAATGTAAAATTTTGTGATTAAATCAAAACTATAATTCTATATATGAGAGAGATTATTGCATAATTATGGCAGATGTCCGTAGGAATTTTCTCTCCACTTTGAAACAAAACGTTCCATATTTAAGCAACAACAAAGTAGATTCAGAAGTAGCCCTTGGGATATTGATGCATTTATTTCTTTTTCTTTGCCTGATCTTTTTACTTTACCTGTTAGCAAGACAATTGATGTAAAATTTAACATATTCTTTTCGGATGAAGCTTGGTTTAACATACTTTTTTTTCAGGCGTACATTCTTATCTTCACAAATTATAATATTGTAAACCGGGAGAAATCTACCGATAAATACAAAAAATTCTGAAACAATTCAGAATTTGTTTGCTTTTGTGATATTATAGCCTGTAAACTCCATTTTTCCGGAATCCAAATTTATATAGACCATATTTGAGATGCTGGAGTAATAAGTGAAGAGTTCTCTTCCCCATTTGATAGCGCTTTCCTCGTAACTTATAAGTGTGGTCCCGTCGAACCTCCCGTTCTTGTCAAAGAGCCAGAGTGCCATAAAGGTGTCTGTTACAGCAAGAGTAAGAGGGCCAATATGCCCGCTGCGCATGGAAACACTCATGTTTTCATGGGAAAGGAAGCACTTAAATTGGTCCGGGAAATCGTCAAAAAACTTATCAAAAACCTGTTCCGTAAGTACGAAAGAGACTTTTGCGTTATTCCGGAGGAGCTTTGAAAATATGCTGACTGTCTGGGGCTGGAAGGTGGAGCTTGTCATCATAACATATTTTGAGGTAAGGACCTTTTCGACAAAAGTCGGATGGAACTCAAAAAGACAGTCTCTGTCTGCTTCCAGAAGCTCGCAATGCTTCAAGTTTCCGATTCTTTTTCTCATATGATACGGGATTTCACTAAGGTCGCGGGTTTCCCAGTACTCATGATTTTCTACATAAATGTTGATAATATTCAGAAATTCCTCGATTTTTTCAACAATAAGGACTCCCATGTCCGATAACTTATATTTGTCTTCAACGGGGTCGTAGGTTACGAGATCCCATTTAAGAAGTTTCTTAATCTGGGGCATAAGGGCACTTGAGTTGACATCAAGAGCCTCTTTTATTTCATCGATGCTCTTTGGCCCTTCTTTCAGGAGAAGAACCAGTACATTTTTTCTTTTTTCGGATAAAAAGATTGTTTTTATCAGGCAAGATGGGTCCAATCTCAATCACCAAGGACTTATAACCCTTCAGGGTAAAACGACAGCTTGACAGGATCAACGCCATTGAATATTAGCAGAAGAGAATCAGAAAACATTCTTTGAAATTTATAAGCAACCTAATATAGGATTATTTGATATTAAAAAGTTATTATTCTGATTGCATCAAAAAGTTATTAACCTTAGTCCCCACATTTTAAGCGCATAATTTTCATATCCTTTCTGAGTTCTCTCTATTCATGCGCAATTGCGCATGAGTTTTCCTTCTTTTGACTTTCAGTAGGTAACGGTGACATCCCATCTACATTTACGGGCAAAACGCTCAGAAATCTTGGAACAAAACGCACATTAGTTTACGATCTTACCAGTTTCTTAAGTTGCTCTCAACTGGTAAATCTCTTTGAATGCGGGATGTAATAGAGATGGTTTTGATCTCCCTCAAATAAATCTCTCTGTGATTGTGGATAAAGAAAAAGGCATTCTCGTGATGTATAGCATAATACAGGAATAGGAGAAGATGCGTCTCGTATCTTCTCAACTCCATTAAATAACTCTATAGCATCCTCCGTACTACGTTTTCCGTCATGATGGAAAAGAAGCAATCTTGTGTTGCTTTTGATTGCTGTAAGTGAATATACATCACCACACTCTTCAGAGTCCTCTTCAGTCACATTTTTTTGCTTTTTTTTATGTATGACCAGATCTCGTCAACCTCTACTCCCGTAAGATTAAGATTTTTGAGGAAATAAGTTGTAACTTCTTCTGCATGGGTTCCTGCGATCTCAAGCCATCTACAAATAGTGTCTTTACTATGTCCAGTAGCTCTTGCAACTCCACGAATACTGCCTTTTTCAGGAAGCATAGATATTGTCCTTAGGACTTCTTTATCAGGAGTATTGAGTTCGAAAAATATTGTTCCTCTGGTTTCACTAAAACAACATTTACAGGTTTTACATTAAGTAGAACGTGATTGTTTTTACCATATCTCTCTTTAAGGACTATATTTCCTTGATTTTTAATTCCATAATCAATGCAGTCTTTGTTCCAGCAAAAAAATTGTGAAAAATCGATTTCAGAAGTGATTAAGATCCTCCAAATAATAACAGATTTAAAATTATATAATATTAAGTCAATGATTTAAGGACACGACCTGTTGATGTTACAACCCTAAATATACAATCAAAAGGATGCTCGATGAACAAATTCCTTTTATCATGCCGGCTACAATGGCACTTAAATGTGTTAAGGAACTCATGAGTTAGGCACATAAAGATTCGACAATAAAAGGATTCATATTTATCTGTTTCATCGGACTCATAATAAGAATGATGCTGCTCAATATATGAAAGAAACTAAGATTATCGAAGAATATGCAGTTGAAAGTTTACTCTTAAAACTTGAAAATATAAGGAAAGTATAACTGCAAGATGGGGATGTAATAGTTATGGAAATCACAAGAAAGCAAAAAGAAATATTATGGAAAAATTGAATTTGTGCGCTTGAAAAAACGGAAGTTAGGTATTAACAGCCAGTCTAACAGCCAGTCTAACAGCCAGCCTAACAGCTAGCCCGGAGTTCCACGTTCTCCAGATATTTTCTCCATCTTTCCTGATATAGGCTGTAAAAAAGTTTGCGCAAGCACATTAAAATGGCAATATGTGCCTGCGCAGAGGTGGGGTTGCAGGCATACTGCCTGCTCTGGGGATATATGATGACAGCACATCTTAGAAAAGCTAAGTTTTACTGCCATCGATGTGAAACACTTCACAAGAGTTTTGGAGACTCCTGCGGGAGGTGTGTAAATGAAGCTCTTCGCCTTTGCAGGTTTTTGCTGCAAACTCGCACAAAAGCATTTTCGCATCTGGAACCACTCTGCTTTTCAAAAATTCTTATGCACACTTCGGGAAGAAATGTTCCTGCTAAATACACGAAGAACCATTTACCTTGATTTTTGAATGGATGTGGGTGTTTTCTGGAAGACCGAGGTCTGGAAAACTAAGGTTTTTCAGATACTCTGGGTTTTTCAGGTACTCTGGAAACTCTTTTTCTGTCTCCAGGACCTCGTGCTCGTTTTTAATCTTGGAGGTTTTACACTTCGTTTTACACTTTGTAAGTCAAATCTCAAACATGGACATATTTTGAATTTCATAATTCGAAGGCTGAAAAGGAAGGTTCGGAGAATAAAGCCATTCCCATTTCCCGGCTTACATACCTGAAAACACGGATAATTATTGTTTTTTAGCCAGCTCTTTCTCCGATACCTGTCTTCTCTCAGTTTCTTCTGTCTTTACTTCTTATTTTTTCCAAATTTTTGCTATATCGTTCCTTATCTTTGCTTCTTTTCTCCCTGATTTTTGCTCCATACCTTCCTTATTTTCTTATCTCTGAGACCCGACAGGCGCATCCCCGGCTTCTGTAACTTTTACGGGGGCAGCAGTGTTTTCTGCGCCTTTTTCTTTTGAGACCAGCAGGCAGAGGAAGGCAAAGACCATGCAGGCAAACATGAGGAGCCAGACGGATTTATACTGGGCTACGGAAGCAACAGCGCCGTCCGAGACTTCCATCATCTTCCCGGTCAGGGTCATGAAGATGGCTCCTCCAAGGAAGGGGAAAATATTGTATGCCCCTGTTGCGGTTCCTACGATCGATGCCGGGAACCATTCTTTTATCTGGGCATAGGATACGATGAAGAAACCTCCGAAGAACCCGAAGAGGAAGTGGATGAGGGTGTATGCGGTGGTACTGGTAATGTTTCCTGCCTGTGACCAGATGACTCCCCAGAGCACTATGTATACTGCAGTGCCTGCAATGAGGACTTTCTTTCTGGACTTGAGCACTTTATCCGAGAGGTAGCCTGCAATCGGACAGCCGAAGATCATACCTATTGCTATGAAGGAGAGGATACCTGCATAGGTCCCTTTATCCCAGCCGAGAACGTCCCTGAAAAAGGGGCCTCCCCATAGGCCCTGATAGACCATGAGGCTTCCGTACATAAAGAAGAACCAGATGGAAAGGGGCCAGAACTTCATGCCGGAGCTGAATGTCTGCCTGAGGGCTTCACCCATCGGAATTTTTTCGACGGCTTTCGGGGGTACGTATCTTTCACCTTTTTCGTAGGCTTCGATTTCAGGAATGGTCGGGCAGTCCATATCTTCGGGTTTATCCTTAACAAGCACAAAGATTGCTACTGCAAGCAGTGCTGAAAATACCCCGAGCATAAGGAAGACTTTCTGCCAGTCTCCAAAGGCCGCTGCCATTATGGCAAGAGGACCTGCCGCACTGAGGGCACCGATGTTCCCTATTGCCAGCAGGACTCCGGACATTGAAGCAAACTCGTTCTTCTTGAACCAGATGGCAAGTACCTTCATTACAGGAATGTAGACCATTGCCACTCCTATCCCTATTAATACCCTTCCGATAAGGACCATAGTGAAGTTGGAGGCAACTCCGGTAAGGACGGCTCCGACTGCGGCAAGCAGGGTAAAGACAGCAGCGGTCTTTTTTACACCCCAGCTGTCACTTAATATCCCGCTTGGAAGTTGCATTGCCGTGTAGGCATAGAAGTATGCGGACCCGAGCAGTCCTATGGAGGCAGCGCCCACTCCAAATGTATTCATGATGTCAGTCGCAACTACTGCTGTAGACACGCGGTGGAAGTACACAAAGAAATATGCAAGGGCAAGGATAACAAAGACAACCCAGCGATATTTCATAACTTTACTTACATTATCCTGATTAATTTCCATAGCTCTCGCTCCCAATGACAATAATTAAGAACACGAATAATACAGGTGTAAAGGGGTACCGGAATCAGGAATCCTTTACAAGATGTGCTGCAATCCGGTCCTTCCGTTTTGATCCCGGGAAGATCTTGAATGAAAGATGCCGATATCCCATTCTTACTGAGGTGGTCTCCTCCCGGAACAGTTTTTTTCTTCAAACAGCAATTCGTATTTTTTGATGCATTTTCCCGAGCAAGGTTTTTTGACCAGGGGTTTTTGATCGAAGCTTATCTGACCGAAGCTTATCTGACCGAAGCTTATCTGACCGAAGCTTATCTGATCGAAGCTTATCTGACCGAAGCTTATCTGACCGAAGCTTATCTGACCGAAGCTTATCTGACCGAAGCTTATCTGACCGAAGCTTATCTGACCGAAGCTTATCTGATCAAATCTTATCTGATCAAAGATTGTCTGCAGACCAGTCAGCTGCAGCTTTTACCCAGGTTTTGAGCTTGTCCGAGCTGCTCAGGGGAGGGGTTCCGCATCCGAGCATGCTGGCTTTTGCTCCGCCGTCAAGCCCTTTTCTTGTTTCTTCGATAATCTGCTCTTCCGTGCCTTCGACCATCAGGAGGGGGGTCACATTCCCGACAATAGGCACGTTTCCGGCGATCTTGGTTGCTTCGTCCATATTCACAGCCTGTTCTACACTGAGGCAGTCCGCGCCTGTGGATGCCATTCCTTCAATGATCGGGACGGTATCTCCGCAGATGTGAAGTTCCCAGGGGCATCCTAGATGGTGCACGAAGTCCCCTATTTCTTTTTCAGCAGGAACAGCTATCTGGTAGTAGAACTCAGGCATTACCAGATTGGGAGATGCGGATGCATCCGAATAGTACAGGATATCAGCCCCGGCTTCGACACAGGCCTTGGCATAGATTTTGTTAATTTCCAGGGCTATCGAAATCCAGTCCTTCATTTTTTGCATTTGCTTTTCCTTCTGGAGGCACTTGATGCTGAGCATGGACAGGTTCTCAGCACCCATGAGATCTCCTGCAAGGGTTATGGGAGCTACGAGAAACGCAGTAACTGCTGCGTCGGGGTATTTTTCCTTTGCGAGTTTTATGGCGTCAAGTGTAGTTTGTACATATTTGTCTTCAAGGAAATTGTCATATTTTACCTCCTCGGGCTTGTTGAAAAAGCTCCTTACCGAAGGCTGAATATCAATTCTTCCCATCTTCACTTCAAGGCCAAGAGCCATGGATTCTATGAACATTCCAAAAGGCATTACAATATTATCAAGCCCGGCGTCGGTATGCATAAGGCTCACAGTATTGACCATCATCTCTGCATTGCTATGGTAATCGGGCCAGGAACTCCCGCTCTTCTCTATATATTCCTTGACCATAGCAGAGCCTGTGATCACCGGGACTCTGTCAACCGGCTTTCTGTTGAGCATTGCAAAGACCCTTTCTTTTGAGGTCATCTCAGATACCATGTTTTTTCCTCCTTTTTTACTCTCTTTATGCTTTTTAGTCAGATCTGTTCGCAAAAGCACCTGTAAAGTTTAACTCCATCTCACGCTTTCGGATGGAAAGTCAAAAACCGCTCCTTTCAGCCAGCTTGCCGCACTGGCTGCATCGTGGGGAGAAACATCTGCCCCTATCTGGGATGCATACTCGGCTGTGATAGGAGCTCCACCAACCATTACCAGTAATTTGTCCCTGATGCCTTCATTTTCAAGCATTTTGACAACCTTCGGCATTTCGGCCATGGTTGTGGTCATAAGGGTGCTCATGGAAACTGCGGTTGCTTTATTCTCTTTTGCAGCTTCGATGAACCTGGGGGCCGGGACATCATTTCCAAGGTCCACACAATTGAAACCATTTGCGCTGAGCAGGGTTTTTACAAGGCTCTTCCCAATATCATGGACATCGCCTTCAACCGTCCCAATGACAACTGTTATAGCTTTTGAAGCGCTGTTTTCATCCTGTTTCATGTAGGGGGCGAGAAGGTCCATTCCGCCGTACATTGCAGCCGAAGCTATCAGGAGCTGGGGAACAAAGGCTTCTCCTTCTTCGTATTTTTTCCCGATAAGGCTCATACCTGCTGCGAGCCCTTCTATAAGGGTTTTGAAGGGGTCCATTCCGATCTGGATTGCCACCTGTGTCCAGCCCTGGGTCATTTCCTCCTCTCCGTCCATTACCAGGAGTGCAAGTTTTTTGAGGGTAATTGCTTCCACATCAGCTCCGGTGGCCAGAAGCTTTTGGGTCAGCTCTTTAATTGCATCCTCATCTTCATCTTCTGCTGCTTCATCCAGTTCTTCGATTATTTCCTGGACTTCTTCCGGTAGATCATCCATTTTGATACCTCTGGTTCGATTTGCTCATAATAATCCACAACTGCTCATCAATACTCCACTTATTGATACACCATATTGCATCTGAAGAGGTACAGGGTAAAGGTCCGGATCTTTTCCTTCTTCTAACAGAAAGCAATTAGATATAGGTTTCAAAAATAGATATACTAACCGTCATCGGAAAAACTCATAACTTTAATGAAAATATGCTCCATATTAAAAATAGCAGCGTATATTAAAAATTATATTCAATTACTATAATAAACAATCTTTTAAAAAACAGAAGGCTCTGAAAAATAAACATGTTAATTCCTGAAACATCTCTTCATAAAACCTTCAGATTTTGATTATTTCGTAGCCCCGTTTATAATATCAACGGCGTTGATTTCCGGCATGGCGTTGATTTTCCTGCCTGAAATTGAATTCCGGATCCGGCTATGAATCTGAATTTCAGGCTTTTTAGGCTTGTATCTCTCAAATGC
This genomic interval carries:
- a CDS encoding corrinoid protein gives rise to the protein MDDLPEEVQEIIEELDEAAEDEDEDAIKELTQKLLATGADVEAITLKKLALLVMDGEEEMTQGWTQVAIQIGMDPFKTLIEGLAAGMSLIGKKYEEGEAFVPQLLIASAAMYGGMDLLAPYMKQDENSASKAITVVIGTVEGDVHDIGKSLVKTLLSANGFNCVDLGNDVPAPRFIEAAKENKATAVSMSTLMTTTMAEMPKVVKMLENEGIRDKLLVMVGGAPITAEYASQIGADVSPHDAASAASWLKGAVFDFPSESVRWS
- a CDS encoding uroporphyrinogen decarboxylase family protein — encoded protein: MVSEMTSKERVFAMLNRKPVDRVPVITGSAMVKEYIEKSGSSWPDYHSNAEMMVNTVSLMHTDAGLDNIVMPFGMFIESMALGLEVKMGRIDIQPSVRSFFNKPEEVKYDNFLEDKYVQTTLDAIKLAKEKYPDAAVTAFLVAPITLAGDLMGAENLSMLSIKCLQKEKQMQKMKDWISIALEINKIYAKACVEAGADILYYSDASASPNLVMPEFYYQIAVPAEKEIGDFVHHLGCPWELHICGDTVPIIEGMASTGADCLSVEQAVNMDEATKIAGNVPIVGNVTPLLMVEGTEEQIIEETRKGLDGGAKASMLGCGTPPLSSSDKLKTWVKAAADWSADNL
- a CDS encoding EFR1 family ferrodoxin (N-terminal region resembles flavodoxins. C-terminal ferrodoxin region binds two 4Fe-4S clusters.) — protein: MPRKIRIVKIAYFSGTGSTARVAGALQKELERRGVSVVRFGIRAGNLPTGDKENLLVLLFAVHAFNAPGIVYQWIDSLSENNEIVPAAVISVSGGGEITPNTACRVSSIRKLEKKNYRVVYEKMIVMPSNWVVKTDDMLAIRLLEILPSKVERIADDLLAGVVRRTEPNFIDRIFSMFGELEKKGTKFFGERIQVNENCSGCGWCEKKCPANNINMLEGKPVFGKDCFLCLKCIYGCPGKALSAGAFKFIILKEGYDLKEIEKRMEGIRPFPVEDLAKGFLWKGVKKYLLED
- a CDS encoding DUF1699 family protein, whose translation is MKIRVVSSREEIFTLNPNERIVHLAFRPSNKDIFSLVENCPKIEVIQLPKSYRRTVSKSIEMFLEMQRIQLIEGDVWGHRKDINEYYRIPSSIIEEIKELKIEGKSTEAIEEKVSRESKLNPEMVAYILRKDITA
- a CDS encoding DHH family phosphoesterase, translated to MTDDKRTILIYYHDDNDGYCAAAVAGNYYDRNEFAIKFVAINYGKESWNKEEIGAAEKVWLLDFTSDKMNEFVKVCGPKLTWIDHHKTAIEKFPELWNSGNIPGIRSIKKAACVLTWEYTHPETLSPPAAVAYIGDKDMWKFEYAETRAFSAGFSLMVKTPEDPAWEVLLGSGSECEDTVNKMISLGKLLLESQNYKLRKAFERGVDCTFHNWRARLVNTTGSISELGEFIYRMPEYDIAIMWQAVEDMVVFSLRSDSGNPDSPDCAEIAQQYGGGGHRNAAGFQKKNMDFPRLLFCQV
- a CDS encoding DUF1699 family protein, which encodes MKIRVVSSREEIFTLNPNERIVHLAFRPSNKDIFGLVETCPKIEVIQLPKSYMATVSGSIEMFLQMQRIQLLEGDVWGHRKDINEYYAIPSSVIEKIKELKIEGKSAEEIEKKVSRESKLNPEMVAYLLTKETLA
- a CDS encoding pentapeptide repeat-containing protein is translated as MKDADIPFLLRWSPPGTVFFFKQQFVFFDAFSRARFFDQGFLIEAYLTEAYLTEAYLTEAYLIEAYLTEAYLTEAYLTEAYLTEAYLTEAYLTEAYLIKSYLIKDCLQTSQLQLLPRF
- a CDS encoding MFS transporter; this translates as MEINQDNVSKVMKYRWVVFVILALAYFFVYFHRVSTAVVATDIMNTFGVGAASIGLLGSAYFYAYTAMQLPSGILSDSWGVKKTAAVFTLLAAVGAVLTGVASNFTMVLIGRVLIGIGVAMVYIPVMKVLAIWFKKNEFASMSGVLLAIGNIGALSAAGPLAIMAAAFGDWQKVFLMLGVFSALLAVAIFVLVKDKPEDMDCPTIPEIEAYEKGERYVPPKAVEKIPMGEALRQTFSSGMKFWPLSIWFFFMYGSLMVYQGLWGGPFFRDVLGWDKGTYAGILSFIAIGMIFGCPIAGYLSDKVLKSRKKVLIAGTAVYIVLWGVIWSQAGNITSTTAYTLIHFLFGFFGGFFIVSYAQIKEWFPASIVGTATGAYNIFPFLGGAIFMTLTGKMMEVSDGAVASVAQYKSVWLLMFACMVFAFLCLLVSKEKGAENTAAPVKVTEAGDAPVGSQR
- a CDS encoding helix-turn-helix transcriptional regulator; the protein is MDPSCLIKTIFLSEKRKNVLVLLLKEGPKSIDEIKEALDVNSSALMPQIKKLLKWDLVTYDPVEDKYKLSDMGVLIVEKIEEFLNIINIYVENHEYWETRDLSEIPYHMRKRIGNLKHCELLEADRDCLFEFHPTFVEKVLTSKYVMMTSSTFQPQTVSIFSKLLRNNAKVSFVLTEQVFDKFFDDFPDQFKCFLSHENMSVSMRSGHIGPLTLAVTDTFMALWLFDKNGRFDGTTLISYEESAIKWGRELFTYYSSISNMVYINLDSGKMEFTGYNITKANKF